The sequence ATCAAAATTTTtagtctgattttttttatttgttaagaaGAAATAGCAacaatggaaacacatttaccaaataaattccttgatggactttaaaaaaaattcacatgacTTCAAACAGATCATGTGACTGGATAACTAACCAGTGCACCGATCTCATCGCACCTCatctcaaaaattattttaataatttttaaatgtctgagccaaagtctgtcatcaaaataATTTGGTATAATCAAAACTATCTCGCACAATTACGTTCATAAACATCAGGCATCCGAACACAAGATAACATGTTGTCTGcatgcaagtaatttattatgtaGGCAAAAACAACCACAGGCTTGCAGCAACTTGAATTTTTGggtggaaacatagctaatgctaaaatcttgatcaatttaatgcatccatggtaaataaaagtattattttctttaccaataaaaaagaagaaaatctcaTGTCTACTATGTTTCCATAAACCTAACTGTAGCTTCCTGTGCATGACTGTGTCTCACTGGTCTCGTCAGGGTGAACGTGGGATGTGGTCCTGCAGAGGAGAGGGTTCTGCTCACAGGCCTTCACGCAGTGGCAGACATCTACTGCGAAAACTGCAAAACCACACTGGGGTGGAAATATGTAAGAAAACACTCACAACACATAGAAAGTTAAAGGACATATACATAAAACTGACATCACATCATAACACAGGTCAAAGCAGGACACATTCCTTGCATGGCGTCCGTTTTTAATCAGCAGCTGTGCCGCATGCCAATTGGTTTTTTTCAGCACTGGTGGATTTCCGGTCGCCCTTGACATGGAGTCTTGACCGATGCAAACACCAGTAAGCACATAAACAAGTATACGTTCCCATAGTGGCCTGGTTATTTATAAGCACGTCAGATATTTATGTCAATGTGAATGCAGACTTTTGAGAGTAGCAGGGATGTTTGACCCAGTGCCCTCCTCCAGAAATCTGATGAGTGCTCCCTGCTGCCTGCATCCATCAGctataaaaagaaaagacaaacaggatattaaatgcattagtgaaactttttttgtcctacctatttattaaaaaatacattaaaaagcaatTCATGTCAGGGATAAAACTGTCCTGATACAATAATAAAGAAATAGATCCTCATTATAGGAATGAAATtcttgacaagaaaaaaaagataacactttaaaataaggttccatttgttaccATTGCATAACAGTTAACATaaacttacaataaaaaatacttctgAAGCATTTATAAGTTAATGTTGATTTCAACGTTTActcatacattattaaaataaaaaatcatatctattattgttatttaatggacctgagctaacatggactaacaatgaacagctgtatttttcataactaatgttaacaaagattaataaatatctttacaAATGTATTGCCCACTGTAAATGTTAgttatgcattaaatatagtttaaaaaaatggaactttaatgtaaagtgttaccaaataagataaataaaaatggaagttATATCATAGGACACCTGCAGACATAATTGAccaaatttgacctttttatgataGGGCAAGGCAAGTTCAGATTGTAAAAATGTCATTTGGTGCAACTCtccataaaacataatattttaatttaataattcatgatatttgaaaaataaatgataacaagTTTCATATCCAAGTTAGTCCTGCAGTCAATGTCGTTTCTCACTTTCCTCCTGCCCCCAGGAACATGCCTTTGAGAGCAGTCAGAAGTACAAGGAAGGCAAGTTCATTATCGAGCTCGCCCACATGATCAAGGACAACGGCTGGGACTGAGCGAGCGTCCTGGAGAGAGGTGTCGAGGGGTGggtggatggtgtgtgtgtgggtgaatgaatttgttttgtttttaatttcttatattaatcttttttcttcCATCTATTTCTTGCTGACGCCCCTCACCGGACCGGAATCTGGAGAGCAGGACACCCCGGGGGGCTTTGTGTGTCTGGAGGAGAGCgcgagcatgtgtgtgtatgtgtgtgtgtgtccggcacGGCACATGGGAGCACACTGAGATACATGAATGCATACACAAGGTGTACAGACATACGTgtgtaaaaacaacagcatacCGCATGTCACGCTCATCTCAGCCTGATGGTTTATACTACAAGTGGCTCTATTCATACACGCATATGACATAAGGCAGGGCTCAAGGGGCGCGTTGTGCTTGGCAGGATCAGGGTCACGAGTTCGCCGAGCTGATGGGGCTTTCTCCACTTCGAGTCCGTGAGAAACTACCAGGCTGACCTTTCTGAATTCAGCTGAGGTTTGCACCATCTGTGCCAGTGGGGAGGACTGGCATGGAGTAATCTCTGAATGGAGCTCTGACGGACCAACAAACagggcttaaaggaatagttcacacagaaatgaagATTCATTTCTTTGCAAgatgtagagttttttttttttcatcagacagatttggagaaatttagcattgcatctcgtgctcaccaacagatcctctacagtgaatgggtgccgtcagaatgagagtctaaacagctgataaaaacatcacaaataactCCAGGCCATGAATTATtcttttgtgaagtgaaaagctgtgtgtttgtgagaaactaATTcgtcattaagacattttaactttaaaacattgattctagctaaaatatgagtcGCTATCCATAATAGTGCTTTCTCTatagtgaaaaagttgtctcatctgaatcaggagagatatatgcacagatcaagccctGTTTACGATTGAAACCAGTCCAAAATGTTTCTAGAcaaattttgatgtgagaggacaacaggggatggatttttttttaactggaagaATTATTAcggattatagactcatattttggccagaagccacggtttaaagttcaaatgccttgatggatttcttacaaacacacagcttttcacttcacaagacattaattgatggactggtgtggtgtggattacttgtggattattgtgatgtttttgtattgtttttggtttttaattgtgatggattggattcactgcagaagatccattggtgagcaagtgttgtaatgctaaatttctccaaaatctgttgaaacaaattcaaaaacatcTTGGCTGGTCTGAGGCTGAGTAAattcagcaaactttcatttttgagtggagAATTCCTTTAAAGGAACAGAATTTCTGTTTGCCTCTtcaagaagaatcactttatgtatcccccaattgtaagtagctttggataaaagtgtctgcaaaatgactaaatgtaaatgtaaaggaaTGAGAATTCACAAtgagaactatttctttaaaccaTCTAAGAAATGTAAAGTGAAGTTTACCGTCATGCTTTCAGCGTAAAATTACCATTTTACGATTCTGGATTAAACGTGGGCAtaattaagtgaatgtaaacctTTGTGTATAGCAGTTTACAGGTGTTGTATCTGGACATCTTTGTGTCTGTATTCCATGTTCCAACAGTTTGTGCTGTTCCCAGTCTCACGGTGTTCATTTGTACTGACTGCTCTTGCTTGTTAGTGGACTCTTTGGGGAATAAGGACATAAGATGAGACTGTACACTGCCTATCTGTTAGGttctttacattaaaaacataattcatcATAGTTCCTCTGTACCCAAGACAACTAAAAGACACTTCAGTGTCTCCAAATCTCACCAAAGACCCAACTGCAAATTAGTTGACTTAACAAAAAtggctgttttttgttgttgatgttgctgttttttttgctTGGGTGCAGGGGATGGTAGCATGTGGGATTGTGTATAGTGGAAAAAAGCTTCTTGACATGTTTTACTGACACATAATTTAAATGACGTGGTAATAGATAGTATGTGCATAAACATTAATTCACCATAACTGATTTTCATCTGTGTCAGGGATTAAATTGTTGCATTTGTTATCTGAGCATTATCACGCTTTATGTCCGGACACCAAACTTTAATACTTTTGTATTCCAGTAAGTTCAACTGTAGTGTATTTTATAAATGGATGAGGAGAGGATAATGTTATTGGAACTCCCATCAACATTGatataaaatgtcaataaaactgaaatattaatttgcctgatgtttttatttttgaagttctGATCTGAATCGAAAGATTCACGAACCCTCTCTGAAGATCCAATCTTTGAActccaatctgaatcaaatgattcgtgattCACGCTTTTAAATCAAACTTCTTTCAGAATTTACATACTTTGTGATACTTTTCTTTTGAGGAATAAAGAGATATGTAGCCTGCCcaagttgctcttttccatataatgaaagtggaaCAGTGCTAAAATGTACAGTACACCAAAATTttaaagttgtttgtttgtttgtttttttctattcacAGTAGCTTTCGAATAACCAAAAAACACTGACGAGggagggatttttttatttttttttttttattttgaagtcgtTAAAGTTATAGACATTTGGAGGTTGATTTTttggtgaaatgtttttttttttgggatgaagaagtatataaatgttatataggTTTACATTTAAGtccactttttatttatgtatttattttatttaattaatcttatatttatttattgtcatttatggAGCTTGACATCCCaggtttcattcatttttcttgtatggaaaagagcagcttgaacattctgctaaacatctccttttatgttccacagaagaaagactatcttaagttttctattttaagttgCTCTCATCATCTCAAGTTTGGAATGAGAGTAGGCATTTAATGaaattttgtgtgaaatattacttGAAAGACTTCCATGTTTTGTCTTTAAAGTTTAACACTTTAAATTCAGACTCAGCTTGATTTGCAGATACTCTTCAGTCCCACCGTCACACTGCAAATGAGGTAAAAATCCAGATGCGGGCTCACCCTaacaaacaaactattatttCAATATGGACAAGCTTAAAATACAAGATGGTGGCTGCTCTCCACTCCTCTGTTGTTCCAGGGAGTGTGCCAGCCTTTCCATTTGCCCTACGTCTCCTCTTTACACAGACAGATGGCTCTGTGTTTGCCCTGGGGGCCGTGTCTCCTAGCAACTGGCTCTCTCTCGCTCCTCAAGTTGCGGAGGAGGCAGTGCAAATTTGTGTCTGTGAAGGGCTGGTGTCATTCAGTGTCTGGGCCCACGTTTATCTCACACAGCTCGCTGCCTGGGGTTGTTTAAGGTCTGTAAGGGGTTGGGTAGTGCTCTGTTGAGTGTGTGGGCGAATGATATCACCTTCACTTGATTACTCAGCTCTCCGGTGGTTGATGGATGAACATGTAGACAGGAAATACAAAGAAGAGCACATAGAGTGCGTATATACTCTGGTTTATAACTGTACCCTCTGTTCTGAGTCCTCCGATGACCTTTCGCTTGTTCAAGAGTAGCCTTAATGCCATACGTCTTGTCTAGCATGATGATTAAACAGAATAGGGAAGTTAGACCGTTGCAAATAATGTCAAGTGTTAGTCAGAGAGCTGCATGCAAGCCACAACATTTCTAGGTAATTGTAAAACACTAAAAGAAACAGTTCAGCCAGTTTTTTCATCatgtactcaacctcatgtcattatGTAGCATATTCTTGagtggtaattgtttctcaggcaTAAAACATGGTTCGGATGACGATTTTTTTTTCGGCAGATGATCAAATTAAGGGGTCGTTACACAGAACGTGAGGTCTGGATGTATTTCTTTTGAGTGCTGCATTTCTACTGAATTTTTTGATCCGATTAGTTTGGGATGCattgaaatatttgaatttttgtgGATAGACTGTATAGGCCATGTCTATGGTATTTGGGGCCATCCAACCAGGGGTGTTTCCCTAAAGCAAAACACACCCCATATGTGATGCATTCAAACCAAAACCTATAGATATGCATAGAAGCTACATTCAACTGCTCCAGACATGTCAACACCCTTCACCATCTTGGAACGGTCAACGTATCACCAGTCACAGTAAAACTCAATGAGTTTTTTAAGATGCCGTGACATTGCACAACCCCTGGTCTTAAAAACTGCAAATTCCCAAAGAAACGAGATAGCTTTTCACAGGtcagaatgtgtttgtttgtgtttttatatgtattaactcaatattacagtttttttaaaactataaactaacttaaaggggtcatatgatcttgctaataagaacattattttgtgtatttggtgtaatgcaatgtgtttatgcagtttaaggttcaaagaacacattattttccacatactgtacattattgtttctcctctatgccccacctttgtGAAAcgcattgttttttacaaagctcatggttctgaaaagtgaggtgtgctctgattgcccagctatccagtgcgttgtgattggctgaatatctcaagcgtgtgatggaaatgttacgccccttgtcatactgtgatgctgtgtcccggtcagaacaccggaaagacaagacaaaaacaacaaaacctattacaaacaaggtatttgttgcatccagtgtgggggtaattattgattattatgatttattatgttgtttttttgagttttgttttgtatcgcggattttaaacataaaaccatgtctgcatttgtgatcggagaaacgacaaacaacaagtgctactctacactgctcaaaactcatgtttgaatcatcagtggcaaatcctttacatatgtaaacgtacttaaggctgtgagtcagaacagccggcattgtaggctattCTCTGAGGTTCAGCAAACATtgctccataaaatgtgctgcacacatctgaatatttggtttgaactctTCTGGAACAGTgcagtaaatacaacttaaccactgatttctagttgtgtcctcttttggaaggccaaacaaagtatttttgctttcaccacgaaacacacagcgtctccatgacatggcggcagcaacaatactacagcgagaatcaaagttataccttctttctttgcgtgaacatttgggcggtgttatgcaaatattcccacactgtgacgtagacgtgggggcgtgtttaaacgaggcgttttaggagggcgtggacaagtcttaacttttataaagaatatctctttgggtttgagacttaagtctttacaactttagggatcttaaaTTTCACACACCAAGCTACTGTATAACAGAGGACCTGAAAAACCTGACTGAAATATGCACAAGTGAACTACTAATGTAATTTCAATgctgaatgttttgtttgtttttactgatgttcattgcatggaaaagagcaactcaGACATTCTgttaaatatctcattttgtgtttgacagaagaGAAAGTCACAGGTAAGGAACAACATTAGATGAATAAATGAAGTGAATAAATGCAGGAATATAAGCAGCACACAGAAGCAGATGTGTTGTATCCAGCTCTAGGATGAAGTGTCTTGGGAAGTAATGACTCAGCGGAAAAGAACATCAAGAGCTCATGTTCCTGAAACACCAGACTGCAGTAAGGAATGATGGCACTCCGAACAGATCGGGTTCTGTTTATTGGCTGGTGAAAGTGTAGTCCTCAGACAGAACTGTCTTTTTTTGGCCAGTGACCTCACATCTTGCATCTGCCTCTTCATCCAGCAGCAGCACTTTTATGTAACGTTTACTCTAAACATAAGACTGTGGGCAAAATTAAAGcaaacccttaaagggatagttctcccaaaaatatgAATacctttcttcagtggaacaccaGTGCCTGTCAAACAAGATTTCCAGTGAATACCAACTTAAATTTCAGCGTGTTTCTCTGAAAAGCTATCATATTAAGAAGGAATAACATGAATCATATGGATCACAGTTATTATTATGCCTTATGATGACCTTTTTAGAGTTTGTCAGCCCCAATCCCCATCCACTTTTATTATATGGAActgagcagcatgaacatttttcaaaacttctcgttttgcctttttttgtgtTGATCAGTATGATGTCGcctaaataattacaaaattggcttttggggttaactatccctttaaaaatgccAAAGCTTGGCatagtttgatatttttatgttaggTTGACTGTTTTGAGTGTCCACCCGTCCCCACCCTTCCTATTCAACAGAGACGACATTCACAAGCATCTTTCCATAAACAATCCTTTCTCCTCGGTTCAGTGTTCAGCCTTCGTGGTTAAGGCAAGGCTCGCTGTAACCTGACGGAGTGTGAGCTGCAGAGGCTAAAAATAGCAGAGCTGATCAGTGAGTCAAAACTCTGCAGCAGACTGACTCACACAGACTGGTGCATTGACACAGTGAACAGAGAACAAGCATGTATTGCAGTTATACTAATGCATTGTGATCTGATTGTGGTCATTCAGCAGGATTTTATCTTGAATTTAAGAGATACGATAGTCTTATGTTTCATTTCAATAACATAGATTAGTGAATCTCAAATTACACTTAAAGTAAAATCTGGGTCCTGGAGCAAAACCAGTGTCCACTACACCATATAGGCTACTTCAGTGAAGTCTGTTGTAAACAAGCTCACTGGGAGGCATAGAATTAAACAGGGCCAAACTATATTTTCCTTGTGGATTAGGGATTGTGGTAATCTCTGCATTTGTTTAAGATTATACAGActgatttattcctgtggtcTACATTGAGAGTGTATGTGTAGTGCACTGTGATATTATAGAGTCAGAACCTTTTATATCTCACATTCAAACATTTATATACAGATTATTAAACACAATTCAAGTATTTACACAAAACTCAGTTTGTTCCACAATAGATGTAATCATTATCTATTATATGTctgtcagatagatagatagatagaaagattgTTTCACCACCGGAGCAGATCGAGGTATTCTGTTGTTGGATGTTTTCCATGTTTTAAgtgatgtttttttggttttttttttatatttggattTTTACTTGGTCTTTTTGAATAATGTAAGTATGTAAAGTTACAAATAC is a genomic window of Cyprinus carpio isolate SPL01 chromosome B15, ASM1834038v1, whole genome shotgun sequence containing:
- the ypel2b gene encoding protein yippee-like 2, whose product is MVTMTRSKTFQAYLPSCHRTYSCIHCRAHLANHDELISKSFQGSQGRAYLFNSVVNVGCGPAEERVLLTGLHAVADIYCENCKTTLGWKYEHAFESSQKYKEGKFIIELAHMIKDNGWD